The following are encoded together in the Bradyrhizobium algeriense genome:
- a CDS encoding amidase family protein, protein MFKKNYIVSRQFSLSTSLDTIGPIALGVADCFVADQVLSGEGVPSRPRVASPNTFRLIVARGRLFHRCEPEVLNAFESTVERLRSYGLQIDDGSIEAALDNVAGIDKIGTFPSIKVGATLRSLGISTLDGVDPKTRVRIEAGASILAVDYVRMARLRHAAIRSFEQSFTENEVFILPTTPIRAPFLSSVEEDSAFHEFNGLVLRNPRVANMLDCPSISLPLSLDGLSAGLMLIGRRNADRRLLEIASSVETLLRGYSHAV, encoded by the coding sequence TTGTTTAAGAAGAACTATATTGTCTCCAGACAGTTCTCGCTGTCGACGAGCCTCGATACGATCGGTCCGATCGCCCTGGGGGTCGCGGACTGCTTCGTGGCGGATCAGGTGCTTTCGGGGGAAGGCGTGCCGTCGCGACCGCGGGTAGCCTCTCCCAACACCTTCCGTCTCATTGTGGCCCGCGGTCGCCTGTTTCATCGCTGCGAGCCCGAAGTGCTCAACGCGTTTGAGAGTACCGTAGAGCGGCTTCGATCATATGGCTTGCAGATCGACGATGGATCGATCGAGGCTGCTCTCGATAATGTCGCAGGGATCGACAAGATCGGCACGTTTCCGTCCATCAAGGTCGGTGCGACGCTGCGTAGCCTCGGGATATCGACGCTCGATGGGGTCGATCCGAAAACCCGCGTTCGCATCGAAGCGGGCGCCAGCATCCTCGCTGTTGACTATGTGCGCATGGCGCGGCTCCGGCACGCTGCCATCCGTTCCTTTGAACAGTCTTTCACCGAGAATGAAGTTTTCATTCTGCCGACGACGCCAATCCGTGCGCCGTTTCTGTCATCGGTGGAGGAGGACAGCGCGTTCCATGAGTTCAATGGACTGGTACTTCGCAATCCACGCGTCGCCAACATGCTCGATTGTCCGTCGATCTCGTTGCCGTTATCGCTCGACGGTCTTTCCGCCGGGTTGATGCTGATCGGCCGCAGGAACGCAGACCGGCGCTTGCTGGAGATTGCGTCTAGTGTGGAGACGCTGCTGCGAGGCTATTCGCATGCTGTTTAA
- a CDS encoding amidohydrolase family protein, with translation MPNCDLVVDATGRIVLPGLVNAHTHLCMVFGRTIGPERRLLEWLDLLMPMMAAMDEEALYVAELD, from the coding sequence GTGCCGAATTGTGATCTCGTCGTCGATGCCACCGGCAGGATCGTGCTCCCAGGGCTTGTCAATGCCCATACGCATCTCTGCATGGTGTTCGGCCGCACGATCGGTCCGGAACGCCGCCTCCTCGAGTGGCTCGATCTCCTGATGCCGATGATGGCCGCGATGGACGAGGAGGCGCTCTACGTCGCGGAACTGGATTGA